ACACCGTCAACGGCAAGAGCGACAGCGGCACCATCCTGCTGGGCAAGGCCAGCAACGGCGATACCGTGACCGCCGACGTCCAGTGGTCCTTCCCGCTCGCGGCGGGCGACGAGTACGAGGGCAAGAGCGGCACCATCAGCCTGACGTTCAAGGCGGTCCAGGTCCGCAACAACGAGGACGCCTCCGGGAACCCCATCTCCTGGAATGAGGACGGGACCTAGTCGAACCCGCGCCGTGAGCTGACACCGGAACACCAAGATGACGGAACGCCCGCCGGGATCCACCGGTCCCGGCGGGCGTGGATTAGGAGGTAACCCCATGAGCAAGAAGACTCTGATGGTGCTGGGGTCAGCCGTGGCGATCTCCGCGCTTTCCATCGGCGGGACCCTGGCCCTGTTCACGGACGCGACGGACGCTTCCAAGGACTTCGTCGCCGGGACGCTCTGCCTCCGGTCCGACCGGAACGACGGCGACCCGGTCCCCGGCCCGATGTTCTACATCACGCCGGAACAGGGCAAGACCCCGTCCGGCCAGCTCGGGATCAACGCCACCGGTCCCTGGGCCCCCGGCGACTCCCACACGCGGACCCTCACGGTCTATAACTCGCCTGACTGCAGCAGCATGGACGCCTGGCTCGTCAGCGTTGAGGCACGGCTGACGGAGGGCATCGAGGACCAGTACGAGCCGATGGCCGAGAAGTTGCACGTGAAGGTCAAGACGCCGAAGCGCGGCGGGCCTGACGAGGTGGTGGCCGAGGCGCCGCTCAGCGACTTCCTGGCGGGTCCCGTCTCCATCGCTTATCCTGACGGGACCAAGATTCCGCTTCACCTCACGAGCAACCGGCACATGAAGTTCGAGGTTACCTTTGACAAGGCCGCCGGAAACGACTACCAGGACAAGACCCTGGTGGTGGACTTCATCGTGCACGCCGAGCAGATGAAGAACAACCCGTAATCCCAAAGCGGCCGAGCGACCCCTGGGAGCGCCTTCCCCTGGGGCACGGGGCGGAGAAACCGTTGCGGGAAGACGTGCCAGCGAGACCGCCGCGGCGGTCGGTTTCCGGCACGGCACCAGACGGTGGGATGGGTGGGCTGCGGAAGTGTGCGCAGGCTGCTGCACTGGAAAGGGTTCCCGTCCCCTTGTAGCCGAGGGCACACGTACTCGGGTGCGGAGGGATTCGCCCGGGGCGAAAACGGCGCCCCCGGGCTGATCCGAGCAGGACAAAGGAGGGGAAGATCCGGTGATTCGCACATGGGTGATGGCGGCCGCACTTGTCCTGGTCACGGCGCTTGCCGGCGTGGGCGTCACCTTTGCCCTCTTCACCGACAGCCGGGAGGGCGGCAGCCATGAACTGGTGGCCGGCACGGTGAGAATCGATGGTGAACGGGTGAACGACACGGTCCGGGGGCCCATGTTCTACATCGACGGCGCGTCGGACGGTGTGACCCACGACGGGCAGGAAGGGCTGCTTCCGACCGGCCTCTGGGCCCCGGGTGACGCGCACCACCGCGGCTTCCAGATCGAGAACGTCGGCACCCTGGATGTGAAGCTGACGGGCATGACGGCGGAGCTTAAAGCGGGCGACGAGGTCCTCGCCGGCGCGCTGGACGTGAAGATCTACGACGACCTGTACCTGGACGAGGACGGCCACGTGCTTAACCCCGAGGCAACCCTGATCTACTCGGGCAAGCTGGCCGAGTTCCTCGGCAGCGGCATGTCGTTCCCCACGCCCATCGAGCTGGCTCCGGGCGACCTGGCGTCGATCGGAATCCTGGTCTCCTTCCCGCTGGATGCGGGTGACGCGTACCAGGGCACGACGATCAAGGTTACCTTCAGCGCCCACGCCGAGCAGCTCCGGAACAACTAACGGAGGGGGAGGGAAGCGATCATGGCGCGTCTGTTGCGCAAGCTCACCGCCTGGCTGGTTTCCGGGGCGCTGGTCGTGGGGACGACCTTCTCGTTCGCCCCCCTTGCTGCGGCGCAGGAGCCGCTTCCGCCGGGGCTTGAGGACCTGGAGGTTCCGGGCCCGCTGCCGCCCGGGCAGCCGTCGGATCGCACGGGCACGGAGAAGTCTCCGGAGAGCGGCCTCCGCGCGATGGCCAGCGGCCTTACCGTCTCGCCGATGACCAGCGCCGAGGATCTCGCGCGGGCCCTGGTTGGCTCCGGCATCACCATCACGGGTGTTTCCTACAAGGGCATGGACGCCGCATTCGGGTCCTTCAGCGGCGGGGAAGACATCATCGGCTTTGACGAGGGCATCGTCCTCAGCACCGGCAAAGCGGTCGACGTGAAGGGCCCGAACCAGCACCCCGACACCACGACCAACTGGTGCTACCATTCGTTCTTCCTCGGCTGCCTGGACTGGCTGCTCGGCGACTACAGCGGTGACAGGGACCTCGACAAGTTGGTGCCGGATCGCACCGAGGACGCCGCCGTGCTGACGATCCACTTCATTCCTGAGAACGACGTGATCTCGTTCCAGTACGTCTTCTCCTCGGAGGAGTACAACGAGTGGGTTGGTAAGAAGTACAACGACGTCTTCGCCTTCTTCGTCAACGGCCAGAACGTCGCGACCATTCCCGGGTCCGACGACTTCGTGTCCATCAACAACGTGAACCTGAACAAGAACAGGGCCTACTACATCAACAACGCCGACGGCCACCTGAACGTCGAGATGGACGGGCTGACCGTGGTCCTGTCCATCCAGGCCAGCGTCGCTCCGGGTCAGGCGAACACGCTGAAGCTGGCCATCGCGGACGTGGCCGACGGCCTGTACGACTCGGCGGTGTTCATCAAGGCTGGCAGTTTCGTGGATCAGCCCGCGGACACCGATGAAGACGGCGTGCCGGATGACGCGGACAACTGCCCGCTGACGCCGAACCCGGGCCAGGAGGACAGCGACGGGGACGGCATCGGCGACGCCTGCGATGAGGACGACGACAACGACGGCGTGCCGGATGACGCGGACAACTGCCCGCTGACGCCGAACCCGGGCCAGGAGGACAACGACGGGGACGGCATCGGGGACGCCTGCGATGAGGACGACGACAACGACGGCGTGCCGGATGACGCGGACAACTGCCCGCTGACGCCGAACCCGGGCCAGGAGGACAGCGACGGTGACGGCATCGGCGACGCCTGCGATGAGGACTACGCGCCGCCCCACTGGCCTGAGGATGCCGACCTGTACATCGTCGAACTCTGCGGTGTCGTGACGCTCTCGTGGGATCCGGCCTCCGGCCAGAATCTGACCTACTTCGTCTACGTCAACGGCGACGTCTACGCTGAGACCACCGAGACCTCGGTGGATCTGACGGGCCTGACCCCGAGCACCAGCTATACGATTGCGGTGCGGGCCCGCGACGGCGGAGGCGCCTGGGCCGAGGGCGGCCCCGAGAAGACCTACACCACGAACCCGCCTGACGCGGGCGGCCTGGGGGTGACGTGGATCAAGCCGCAGCCGGGTGACACCGCCGTGGCTGGCGAGGTCTACGTGATCCAGTTCCGCTGGGGCGACTGCTCGGGCAACCTGTTCGACCGGACCGTTGCCGTGCGGGTGCGGGATGGTGCTACGAATGCCCTCGTCGCGGGGTTCGGTTACGGCAATCCCATCCGCTACGAGGATGGCATCTACGTGCTACCGTTGGACACTGCCCAGTTTGCGGCGATGCGCAACGGCGGGATCTTCAAGATCATGGTGTACTTTGGGAGCAAGCTGCGCAGCACCACCGAGCTGGTGATCCTGTCGAGCGGCTCCGCCGAGTAGCGCCCGGGCGCAGCTCCCGGCAGGTGGCCTGCGTGCGGCCGACCCGCTGGAACCACGGTTCCGGCGGGTCGGCCGAGACTTGGTCGGCGCGTATCGAACCTTTTGCCCACCGCGTGCGTGTATAGGGTAAAAGCCCAGGAAAGGTGGCGTCAGAGATGAGCGGGCGCATGGTGAGCAGGGCGCGTGAAAGATCAGACGTCCCGATGTCTCTCGCGGTCTGGCTGCGGTACCAAGTCGAATCCATTCCCCACGTTGCCGCGAGGGACGGCCAGTTCTCGGCCCGCTGTGCGGCGGCCTCCCTCCGTGTGAAGCTCGGTGGGGCACTGCGGGCTAACCTGATCGACCCCGCCACGGCTGCAGAGTTGAATGCGATGTTGGACCAGGTCGGGCGGATCGAGGAGCCGGCCTGAGCGGCGTGAATAGAAGAGAGAGCCACCTCGGGTCTGCCCCGAGGTGGCCTTTCCCTTTATTCCAGGAGGAACCATTCTCTCTGCGCCGAACACTAAGGAATATTCGCCGTAGATCGGCTCGTAGGTCATATGTGAAAAGAGTAACTACAATGGCGTCCCCATTCCGCGCGAAGCAGAGGTGATGACCCTTGTCCAGCGACCCGAACCGCATCGGGGCCGAGCAGGAGCGGTGGCACAAGGAGACCGTGACGCCTGCCCTTGCCCGCTTCCCCGAGCAGAAGGAGACGTTCACCACCAACTCCGGCATCCCCGTGCAGCGGCTGTATACGCCGGCCGATGTGCCGGTCGACTACCTGCGCGACCTGGGGTTCCCCGGCGAGTACCCCTTCACCCGGGGCGTGCAGCCGACCATGTACCGGGGTCGCTTCTGGACCATGCGCCAGTACGCGGGGTACGGCACCGCCGAAGCGTCCAACCGGCGGTACCGCTACCTCCTGGAGAACGGCCAGTCCGGCCTCTCCGTCGCCTTCGACCTGCCCACCCAGATCGGCTACGATTCCGACTCCCCGTACGCGGAGGGCGAGGTTGGAAAGGTCGGCGTCGCCATCGACACGCTGGCGGACATGGAGACCCTCTTCGAGGGCATCCCCCTGGACAAGGTTTCCACCTCCATGACCATCAACGCCCCTGCGGCGGTGCTGCTGGCCATGTACATCGCCGTGGCGGAGAAGCAGGGTGTGAAGCCCGTCCAGCTCACCGGGACGATCCAGAACGACATCCTGAAGGAGTATGCCGCCCGGGGCACCTACATCTTCCCGCCCGCGCCCTCGATGCGGCTGGTTACGGACATCTTCGCCTACTGCGCCCGGGAGGTCCCCCGCTGGAACACCATCTCCATCTCCGGCTACCACATCCGGGAGGCCGGCGCCACCGCGGCGCAGGAGGTGGGGTTCACCCTGGCCAACGGCATCGCCTACGTGGAGGCGGCCATCCGCGCGGGGCTCGCGGTGGACACGTTCGCCCCGCAGCTTTCCTTCTTCTTCAACGCCCACAACGACTTCTTCGAGGAGGTCGCCAAGTTCCGCGCCGCCCGGCGCCTGTGGGCCCGGATCATGCGGGAGCGGTTCAAGGCGCAGGACCCCCGGAGCTGCATGCTGCGGTTCCACACCCAGACCGGCGGATCCACGCTGACGGCGCAGCAGCCGATGAACAACATCGTGCGGGTGACGCTCCAGGCCTTCGCGGCCGTGTGCGGGGGTACCCAGTCGCTGCACACCAACTCCTGGGATGAGGCCCTGGCCCTGCCCACCGAGGAGTCGGTGCGGGTGGCCCTGCGCACGCAGCAGATCATCGCGTATGAGAGCGGCGCCACGGCGACCATCGATCCGCTGGCCGGTTCGTACTACGTCGAGCACCTCACCGGCGAGATCGAGCGGCAGGCGATGGCGTACATCGCGAAGATCGACGAGATGGGCGGCGCCGTGCGGGCGATCGAGCGGGGCTACATGCAGCGGGAGATCCAGGAGGCGGCCTACCAGTACCAGCGGCAGGTGGAGAGCGGCGAGCGGGTCGTTGTCGGCGTCAACCGGTTCCAGGTGGAGGAGCCGGCGCCGACCAACCTGCTGCGGGTCGACCCGGCGGTGCAGGAGGCCCAGCGGCGGAAGCTGGCGGAGGTGAAGGCCCGGCGGGATCAGGCGGCCGTCGGCCGGGCGCTGGCGGCCCTCAGGGCGGCGGCTGCCGGGACCGACAACCTGATGCCTCCCATCCTGGAGGCCGTCAAGGCCTACGCCACGCTCCAGGAGATCTGCGACGTCCTCCGGGACGTCTTCGGCGAATACCATCCGACGGAGGAGCTGTAGACCATGCGCACGATTCGCGTGCTCGTCGCCAAGCCGGGCCTGGACGGCCACGACCGCGGCGCCAAGGTGGTGGCCCGGGCGTTCCGGGACGCCGGGTTCGAGGTGATCTACACCGGCCTGCGCCAGACCCCGGAGCAGATCGCCGAGGCCGCCCTGCAGGAGGACGTGGACGTGGTCGCGCTTTCGATCCTCTCCGGGGCTCACAACACCCTGCTGCCCAGGACGGTCGCGGCCCTCCGGGCGCGCGGGCTGGACGACGTGCTGGTCCTGGCCGGCGGGGTCATCCCGGCGGAGGACATCCCCGCGCTGAAGGCCGCAGGCATCGCCGAGGTCTTCACCCCGGGCACGCCCACCCGGGCCGCGGTGGAGTTCATCCGGCAGCGGCTCCAGCCGGCATGACGGCGCAGGTTAGCACCCGATTTTAGGATCTGGTTATTAGGATCTGGTCATAAGAAGGGGTACATGCTATGATGATGGAGATCGATCATATCGGCATCGCCGTCCGTGACCTGCAGGCGCAGATCGCGCTGTACCGGGACCGGTTGGGGCTGCGCTTCGAGGGCGTTGAGGAGGTGCCGGCGCAGAAGGTGCGGGTGGCCTTCTTCGCCGCAGGCGGCGCGCGCGTGGAGCTGCTGGAGTCGACCGCGCCGGACGGGCCCATCGCCCGGCACATCGAGCGGCGCGGGGAGGGGCTGCACCACGTGGCGTACCGGGTGGCCGACATCCGGGCCGCCATGGCGGAGGCCCGGGCGCAGGGGATGGAGCTCGTCGACCAGGAGCCCCGCC
The nucleotide sequence above comes from Symbiobacterium thermophilum IAM 14863. Encoded proteins:
- a CDS encoding SipW-dependent-type signal peptide-containing protein, with the protein product MSKKTLMVLGSAVAISALSIGGTLALFTDATDASKDFVAGTLCLRSDRNDGDPVPGPMFYITPEQGKTPSGQLGINATGPWAPGDSHTRTLTVYNSPDCSSMDAWLVSVEARLTEGIEDQYEPMAEKLHVKVKTPKRGGPDEVVAEAPLSDFLAGPVSIAYPDGTKIPLHLTSNRHMKFEVTFDKAAGNDYQDKTLVVDFIVHAEQMKNNP
- a CDS encoding acyl-CoA mutase large subunit family protein, with the protein product MSSDPNRIGAEQERWHKETVTPALARFPEQKETFTTNSGIPVQRLYTPADVPVDYLRDLGFPGEYPFTRGVQPTMYRGRFWTMRQYAGYGTAEASNRRYRYLLENGQSGLSVAFDLPTQIGYDSDSPYAEGEVGKVGVAIDTLADMETLFEGIPLDKVSTSMTINAPAAVLLAMYIAVAEKQGVKPVQLTGTIQNDILKEYAARGTYIFPPAPSMRLVTDIFAYCAREVPRWNTISISGYHIREAGATAAQEVGFTLANGIAYVEAAIRAGLAVDTFAPQLSFFFNAHNDFFEEVAKFRAARRLWARIMRERFKAQDPRSCMLRFHTQTGGSTLTAQQPMNNIVRVTLQAFAAVCGGTQSLHTNSWDEALALPTEESVRVALRTQQIIAYESGATATIDPLAGSYYVEHLTGEIERQAMAYIAKIDEMGGAVRAIERGYMQREIQEAAYQYQRQVESGERVVVGVNRFQVEEPAPTNLLRVDPAVQEAQRRKLAEVKARRDQAAVGRALAALRAAAAGTDNLMPPILEAVKAYATLQEICDVLRDVFGEYHPTEEL
- a CDS encoding cobalamin B12-binding domain-containing protein: MRTIRVLVAKPGLDGHDRGAKVVARAFRDAGFEVIYTGLRQTPEQIAEAALQEDVDVVALSILSGAHNTLLPRTVAALRARGLDDVLVLAGGVIPAEDIPALKAAGIAEVFTPGTPTRAAVEFIRQRLQPA
- the mce gene encoding methylmalonyl-CoA epimerase — its product is MMMEIDHIGIAVRDLQAQIALYRDRLGLRFEGVEEVPAQKVRVAFFAAGGARVELLESTAPDGPIARHIERRGEGLHHVAYRVADIRAAMAEARAQGMELVDQEPRPGAHGALVCFLHPRSTGGVLTELVQHVGSEWQREHGGPGGGASRP